A stretch of Patescibacteria group bacterium DNA encodes these proteins:
- a CDS encoding matrixin family metalloprotease → MKTLGILVLTLLSGLGVIWCLNNSYYYPCDHPVDYKLGVIDPRFNLTSSAAEADITQAADIWNQAWGKPVLKEDPQAKLIINFVYDERQQLSSQVQNMESGTNTDRTALDSKVAQFQAKLNDFAARVAALNSEIDSWNAKGGAPKDVYDSLISRQQALKTEENSLRTEAASLKISINNYNFQVDQLNNTVNTFNAVIAQKPESGLFDGQNQTISIYYVNSKDELIHTLAHELGHALNMDHVSDPQALMYAFQSKTITPTPEDDQALQKTCARISNAQIILDYYYQNFTRTQASK, encoded by the coding sequence ATGAAAACTTTGGGGATATTAGTCTTAACTCTGCTGAGTGGGTTGGGAGTGATCTGGTGTTTGAATAACAGCTATTATTACCCCTGCGATCACCCGGTGGACTATAAATTAGGCGTTATTGACCCCCGGTTTAATCTAACCAGCTCTGCTGCCGAGGCTGATATTACTCAGGCAGCCGATATCTGGAACCAGGCTTGGGGCAAGCCGGTTTTAAAAGAAGACCCACAGGCGAAATTAATCATTAATTTTGTTTATGACGAGCGCCAGCAGTTGTCTTCTCAAGTGCAAAACATGGAAAGCGGTACCAATACGGACCGGACAGCCTTAGACTCCAAAGTAGCTCAGTTTCAGGCCAAGCTGAATGACTTTGCCGCCCGCGTGGCGGCTCTAAACAGCGAAATTGATAGTTGGAACGCCAAAGGGGGCGCTCCGAAAGATGTTTATGACAGTCTGATTTCCCGTCAGCAAGCCCTGAAAACTGAAGAAAACAGCCTGCGGACCGAAGCCGCCAGCTTAAAAATCTCCATCAATAATTATAACTTTCAGGTCGACCAACTAAATAATACCGTGAATACCTTTAATGCCGTGATCGCTCAGAAACCCGAATCGGGCCTGTTTGACGGCCAAAACCAGACTATTTCTATTTATTATGTTAATTCCAAGGACGAACTGATTCATACTCTGGCTCACGAACTGGGACACGCCCTGAATATGGACCATGTGAGCGACCCGCAGGCATTAATGTATGCTTTTCAAAGCAAAACCATTACTCCGACTCCTGAGGACGATCAGGCGCTGCAAAAGACTTGCGCCCGGATCAGTAACGCCCAGATTATATTAGATTATTATTACCA